In a genomic window of Streptomyces sp. SJL17-4:
- a CDS encoding FHA domain-containing protein, producing the protein MYSIIVVPAATAASGDQVRLAPAERLHFGRVSPRAGTAGERRHLDIPHPGVSRTAGEVGATGNHWTLSNFSTASTYVVENPEGAGEHIKIAPGRVDAPVPFEFSRVVLPAGNDLVDFCVWAPRHDYVTHAHGAEDGEPTALAFPLDRSKRYFLVLAALCEPRLRGEPHAPLPTADTIVDRLRPLWPAANRAAVQWNIDYLAVKLRLKPGPDTADAGPRLNGKKESLISLALRFDLVREEDLGALSAPVDRAAPTAPAAATAPARPR; encoded by the coding sequence ATGTACAGCATCATCGTGGTGCCCGCAGCGACCGCTGCCTCCGGAGACCAGGTCAGGCTGGCGCCCGCCGAACGACTCCACTTCGGCCGCGTCTCCCCCCGCGCGGGCACGGCCGGCGAACGGCGCCACCTGGACATCCCGCACCCCGGGGTGTCGCGGACCGCCGGAGAGGTCGGAGCCACCGGCAACCACTGGACGCTGAGCAACTTCAGCACGGCCTCGACGTACGTCGTGGAGAACCCGGAGGGGGCCGGGGAGCACATCAAGATCGCACCGGGCCGGGTCGACGCGCCCGTGCCGTTCGAGTTCTCCCGGGTCGTGCTGCCCGCCGGAAACGACCTGGTCGACTTCTGTGTGTGGGCGCCCCGCCACGACTACGTGACGCACGCGCACGGCGCCGAGGACGGCGAGCCGACCGCGCTCGCCTTCCCCCTCGACCGCTCCAAGCGGTACTTCCTCGTGCTCGCCGCGCTCTGCGAGCCCCGGCTGCGCGGCGAACCGCACGCGCCGCTGCCGACCGCGGACACGATCGTGGACCGCCTCCGCCCGCTGTGGCCCGCGGCGAACCGGGCCGCCGTGCAGTGGAACATCGACTACCTGGCCGTGAAGCTCCGCCTGAAGCCGGGCCCGGACACCGCGGACGCGGGCCCGCGCCTCAACGGCAAGAAGGAGTCCCTGATCTCCCTGGCGCTCCGCTTCGACCTCGTACGGGAGGAGGACCTGGGGGCGCTGTCGGCCCCGGTGGACCGGGCTGCCCCGACGGCTCCGGCGGCCGCGACGGCCCCGGCCCGGCCGCGGTGA
- a CDS encoding protein kinase: MTGFPLAVPAGYRVGVWTVERPLGAGAFASVYAARRDRDNAGGTDPADGPGPADGPASTDRPDALPSRAALKFLPTGTRTPRQLHHLRELAEREVELLRRLRSPRLIRLYETLTVDDPAHPELDGATVLVLEEAERPLQSLLPDTGPPPPSGPALLLQICEGLHQLHTAGWVHGDLKPGNVLLMKDGSVRLGDFSTASELEGTHAYSPGFATPDYTPPELLWSEVGARGTRIRPSADVWAFGVLAHLVLAGSLPLPGGTPTARRDAAVRYARGEEELRLSPDLPQPWREIVTDCLSRTHEERAAHHATSLLRRVGEAAAGRVPRHRAPGVLAGGLRGGLPGGLRLPLIAASLAALTAAGLGLNTLLNGPDRPETGTAAGYERCTARSVCFFSGADGGGEMCEWEHDQPDWSDTGTGCDWALTRTPRSVFNNGGADPAGYVDVAYFADKDWKDDLGCVRRGERRDLALDRPIASHIWAKDC; this comes from the coding sequence GTGACCGGCTTCCCGCTGGCCGTGCCGGCCGGCTACCGGGTCGGCGTCTGGACGGTCGAGCGCCCACTGGGGGCAGGGGCGTTCGCCAGCGTGTACGCGGCACGACGGGACCGCGACAACGCGGGTGGCACCGACCCTGCGGACGGCCCCGGCCCCGCAGACGGCCCCGCCAGCACGGACCGCCCCGACGCCCTCCCCTCCCGGGCCGCGCTCAAGTTCCTGCCCACCGGCACCCGCACCCCTCGCCAACTCCACCACCTGCGCGAACTGGCGGAACGCGAGGTGGAGTTACTGAGACGGCTGCGGTCGCCTCGGCTGATCCGGCTGTACGAGACGCTGACGGTCGACGACCCGGCGCACCCGGAACTCGACGGCGCCACCGTGCTCGTACTGGAGGAGGCTGAGCGCCCCCTCCAGTCGCTGCTCCCGGACACCGGCCCGCCCCCGCCGTCCGGGCCCGCACTGCTCCTCCAGATCTGCGAGGGCCTGCACCAGCTGCACACGGCGGGCTGGGTGCACGGCGACCTCAAGCCCGGCAACGTCCTGCTGATGAAGGACGGCAGCGTCCGGCTCGGCGACTTCAGCACGGCGAGCGAGCTGGAGGGGACGCACGCCTACTCCCCCGGCTTCGCCACACCCGACTACACCCCGCCCGAGCTGCTCTGGTCCGAGGTCGGCGCCCGCGGCACCCGGATCCGCCCCAGCGCCGACGTCTGGGCCTTCGGCGTCCTCGCCCACCTCGTTCTCGCGGGCTCCCTGCCCCTCCCCGGCGGCACGCCGACGGCACGCCGGGACGCGGCCGTGCGGTACGCGCGCGGGGAGGAGGAGTTACGGCTCTCCCCCGATCTCCCGCAGCCCTGGCGGGAGATCGTCACGGACTGCCTGAGCCGTACGCACGAGGAACGGGCCGCCCATCACGCGACGTCGCTGCTGCGCCGGGTCGGGGAGGCCGCGGCGGGACGGGTGCCGCGCCACCGGGCGCCCGGCGTACTGGCCGGCGGACTGCGAGGCGGACTGCCCGGCGGACTGCGCCTGCCGCTGATCGCCGCCTCGCTCGCCGCGCTCACGGCGGCGGGCCTGGGCCTGAACACCCTGCTGAACGGGCCGGACCGGCCGGAGACCGGCACCGCCGCCGGATACGAGCGGTGCACGGCCCGCTCCGTCTGCTTCTTCTCCGGGGCGGACGGCGGCGGCGAGATGTGCGAGTGGGAGCACGACCAGCCCGATTGGTCCGACACGGGCACGGGGTGCGACTGGGCACTGACGAGGACCCCGCGCTCGGTGTTCAACAACGGCGGCGCCGACCCGGCCGGGTACGTCGACGTCGCGTACTTCGCGGACAAGGACTGGAAGGACGACCTGGGCTGCGTACGGAGGGGAGAGCGCCGCGATCTCGCCCTCGACCGGCCGATCGCCTCGCACATCTGGGCGAAGGACTGCTGA
- a CDS encoding peptidoglycan DD-metalloendopeptidase family protein, producing MTVNVHVSSTPPRAALLAFLTALALVLGLGATTAGAAAAGARSAGATSSGTTTAAAPPAGKPAFQLPFACGTKWQLDTWGHNPALDIVKEGNPGSDGLPVYASAPGTVTAAYWDGGSGNTLQISHGNGWFTAYYHLQEAPDAYVKVGRQVTGATQIGRVGKSGAAGNWAHLHYEQRYLASGTYTDESHRKPVHFGGVEYSGAGRQWASVTSGNCAQPQTAPYEPWNCPNGFVCFYAQPGGKGAVCKTDGNVSASPCGLRGSYFNNGNPEPGADHAYVALEEGGTPLCLHHGWWEGRGDFASGGRTIKSVTWGGECPAVR from the coding sequence GTGACCGTGAACGTACACGTGTCGTCCACACCACCGCGCGCCGCACTCCTGGCGTTCCTGACGGCCCTTGCCCTCGTCCTCGGACTCGGCGCCACGACGGCCGGAGCCGCCGCGGCCGGAGCCAGGTCCGCAGGCGCCACGTCCTCCGGAACCACCACCGCCGCCGCCCCGCCCGCCGGCAAGCCCGCCTTCCAGCTGCCCTTCGCGTGCGGCACGAAGTGGCAGCTCGACACCTGGGGCCACAACCCGGCGCTCGACATCGTCAAGGAGGGCAACCCGGGCTCCGACGGCCTGCCCGTCTACGCCTCCGCCCCCGGCACCGTCACGGCCGCCTACTGGGACGGCGGCTCCGGCAACACCCTCCAGATCAGCCACGGCAACGGCTGGTTCACCGCCTACTACCACCTCCAGGAGGCCCCGGACGCGTACGTGAAGGTGGGCCGTCAGGTGACCGGCGCGACCCAGATCGGCCGGGTCGGGAAGTCCGGCGCGGCCGGGAACTGGGCGCACCTCCACTACGAGCAGCGCTATCTGGCCTCCGGCACGTACACCGACGAGAGCCACCGCAAGCCGGTCCACTTCGGCGGAGTCGAGTACAGCGGCGCCGGCCGCCAATGGGCAAGCGTCACCAGCGGCAACTGCGCACAGCCGCAGACGGCGCCGTACGAGCCGTGGAACTGCCCCAACGGCTTCGTCTGCTTCTACGCGCAGCCGGGCGGCAAGGGCGCGGTCTGCAAGACCGACGGGAACGTGTCGGCGAGCCCCTGCGGTCTGCGCGGGTCCTACTTCAACAACGGCAACCCGGAGCCCGGCGCGGACCACGCGTACGTCGCCCTCGAGGAGGGCGGCACGCCGCTCTGCCTCCACCACGGCTGGTGGGAGGGCCGCGGCGACTTCGCGTCCGGCGGCCGCACGATCAAGTCCGTGACCTGGGGCGGTGAGTGCCCGGCGGTCAGGTGA
- the purH gene encoding bifunctional phosphoribosylaminoimidazolecarboxamide formyltransferase/IMP cyclohydrolase: MSVNTDTVKPIRRALVSVYDKTGLEELARGLHEAGVELVSTGSTAGKIAAAGVPVTKVEELTGFPECLDGRVKTLHPRVHAGILADLRLESHREQLAELGVEPFDLVVVNLYPFKETVASGATPDECVEQIDIGGPSMVRAAAKNHPSVAIVTSPERYADVLAAVQAGGFDLTARKRLAAEAFRHTAAYDVAVASWFADDYAAADTSGFPDFLGATYERNNVLRYGENPHQGAALYVDGTGGLAEAEQLHGKEMSYNNYTDTDAARRAAYDHTEPCVAIIKHANPCGIAIGADVAEAHRKAHACDPLSAFGGVIAVNRPVSVAMAEQVAEIFTEVIVAPAYEDGAVEVLAKKKNIRVLRAEGAPSNPVEVKPIDGGALLQVTDRLQAEGDDPANWTLATGEALSAEELAELAFAWKACRAVKSNAILLSKDGASVGVGMGQVNRVDSAKLAVERAGEERARGAYAASDAFFPFPDGLEILTEAGVKAVVQPGGSMRDELVVEAAKKAGVTMYFTGTRHFFH; encoded by the coding sequence ATGTCGGTGAACACGGACACCGTTAAGCCCATCCGCCGCGCGCTGGTCAGCGTCTACGACAAGACGGGGCTCGAAGAGCTGGCCCGCGGTCTGCACGAGGCCGGTGTCGAGCTCGTCTCCACCGGCTCCACGGCCGGGAAGATCGCCGCCGCCGGTGTGCCGGTCACCAAGGTCGAGGAGCTGACCGGCTTCCCCGAGTGCCTGGACGGCCGGGTCAAGACCCTCCACCCGCGCGTGCACGCCGGCATCCTCGCCGACCTGCGCCTGGAGTCGCACCGTGAGCAGCTCGCCGAGCTGGGCGTGGAGCCCTTCGACCTGGTCGTCGTGAACCTGTACCCGTTCAAGGAGACCGTCGCGTCCGGCGCCACCCCGGACGAGTGCGTCGAGCAGATCGACATCGGCGGCCCGTCCATGGTCCGCGCCGCGGCCAAGAACCACCCGTCCGTGGCGATCGTCACCAGCCCCGAGCGGTACGCCGACGTCCTCGCGGCCGTCCAGGCCGGCGGCTTCGACCTGACCGCCCGCAAGCGGCTCGCGGCCGAGGCCTTCCGGCACACCGCGGCCTACGACGTGGCCGTCGCCTCCTGGTTCGCCGACGACTACGCGGCGGCCGACACCTCGGGCTTCCCCGACTTCCTGGGCGCCACCTACGAGCGGAACAACGTCCTGCGCTACGGCGAGAACCCCCACCAGGGTGCCGCGCTGTACGTCGACGGCACGGGCGGCCTCGCCGAGGCCGAGCAGCTGCACGGCAAGGAGATGTCCTACAACAACTACACGGACACCGACGCCGCGCGCCGGGCCGCGTACGACCACACCGAGCCCTGCGTCGCGATCATCAAGCACGCCAACCCGTGCGGCATCGCGATCGGCGCCGACGTCGCAGAGGCCCACCGCAAGGCCCACGCCTGCGACCCGCTGTCCGCGTTCGGCGGCGTCATCGCCGTCAACCGCCCCGTCTCGGTCGCCATGGCCGAGCAGGTCGCGGAGATCTTCACCGAGGTCATCGTCGCCCCGGCGTACGAGGACGGGGCCGTCGAGGTCCTCGCCAAGAAGAAGAACATCCGGGTGCTCAGGGCCGAGGGCGCCCCGAGCAACCCGGTCGAGGTCAAGCCGATCGACGGCGGCGCGCTGCTCCAGGTCACCGACCGCCTCCAGGCCGAGGGCGACGACCCGGCGAACTGGACCCTGGCGACGGGTGAGGCCCTGTCCGCGGAGGAGCTCGCCGAGCTCGCCTTCGCCTGGAAGGCCTGCCGCGCGGTCAAGTCCAACGCGATCCTGCTCTCCAAGGACGGCGCCTCGGTCGGCGTCGGCATGGGCCAGGTCAACCGCGTCGACTCCGCGAAGCTCGCGGTCGAGCGGGCGGGCGAGGAGCGGGCGCGCGGCGCGTACGCCGCGTCGGACGCCTTCTTCCCCTTCCCGGACGGCCTGGAGATCCTCACCGAGGCCGGCGTGAAGGCGGTCGTGCAGCCGGGCGGATCGATGCGGGACGAGCTGGTGGTCGAGGCCGCGAAGAAGGCGGGCGTGACGATGTACTTCACGGGGACGCGCCACTTCTTCCACTGA
- the purN gene encoding phosphoribosylglycinamide formyltransferase — MAAARLVVLVSGSGTNLQALLDGIAADPEGYGAEIVAVGADRDAIAGLERAERAGLPTFVCRVKDHATREEWDRALTEATAAYEPDLVVSAGFMKIVGKEFLARFGGRVVNTHPALLPSFPGAHGVRDALAYGAKVTGCTVHFVDDGVDTGPIIAQGVVEVRDEDDEAALHERIKEVERSLLVDVVGRLARHGYRIEGRKVHVGEHGHR, encoded by the coding sequence GTGGCTGCCGCCCGCCTCGTCGTCCTGGTCTCCGGTTCCGGTACCAATCTGCAGGCCCTCCTCGACGGCATCGCCGCGGACCCCGAGGGCTACGGCGCGGAGATCGTCGCCGTCGGCGCCGACCGCGACGCCATCGCCGGTCTGGAGCGCGCCGAGCGCGCCGGACTGCCGACCTTCGTCTGCCGGGTCAAGGACCACGCCACCCGCGAGGAGTGGGACCGCGCCCTCACCGAGGCCACCGCCGCGTACGAGCCGGATCTCGTCGTCTCGGCCGGCTTCATGAAGATCGTCGGCAAGGAGTTCCTCGCCCGCTTCGGCGGCCGGGTCGTCAACACCCACCCGGCTCTGCTGCCCAGTTTTCCCGGTGCCCACGGGGTGCGTGACGCCCTCGCCTACGGCGCGAAGGTCACCGGGTGCACCGTCCACTTCGTCGACGACGGTGTCGACACCGGCCCGATCATCGCCCAGGGCGTGGTCGAGGTGCGGGACGAGGACGATGAAGCCGCTCTGCACGAGCGCATCAAGGAAGTCGAGCGCTCACTGCTCGTCGACGTCGTGGGGCGCCTCGCCCGGCACGGCTATCGCATTGAGGGACGAAAGGTTCATGTCGGTGAACACGGACACCGTTAA
- a CDS encoding DUF6350 family protein, whose product MTHVTEHPLVQGGRSAALATACVRGGVAAGLGIGALAVLVTAGWISSPYPDSGPGGALHLAAGLWLLAHGVDLVRTDTLSGLPAPLGVVPMLLAALPVWLVHRAARDTLDAPGDDGDRRRPSASGAVGAVAGGYLLVAAVIVVHSESGPLPADLLSAGLWLPAVVVAAAGAGAWTACGRPLPEQRQAAVALRAAGLGLVTLFGGGAVVAAVSLAWHAGEAQAAYAGLAGEWSGRVAVLLLVLALLPNMAVWGAAYGLGPGFALGTGALATPLGLVGDPAAPPFPLLAALPDDGRGGWIHWAAVAVPLAAVVLQGGRVGRSARAWTARDTALTALGTAWGCGAVVAVVSAAAGGPLGSARLSAFGPVWWQTGAATVLWGACVGVPVALGVRAWGRRALRPKPLPVEAAAVQGVASQAAAATSTAPAPGPVPAPGPVPAPGPVPAPGLVSPATPSTPDGPEAGKGQPETPPTPPAGKAAGAKAAGPGPGLDDDLPYDTYDPYGDSAFEPYDYLPAAWEPAAPPPPARPAD is encoded by the coding sequence GTGACCCATGTGACCGAGCACCCCCTGGTCCAGGGCGGCCGTTCCGCCGCGCTCGCCACCGCCTGCGTCCGGGGCGGGGTCGCCGCCGGACTGGGAATCGGCGCCCTCGCGGTCCTCGTGACCGCCGGCTGGATCAGCTCCCCGTACCCCGACAGCGGCCCCGGCGGCGCCCTGCACCTGGCCGCCGGGCTCTGGCTGCTCGCCCACGGCGTCGACCTCGTCCGTACGGACACCCTGTCCGGACTGCCCGCTCCCCTCGGCGTCGTGCCGATGCTCCTGGCCGCCCTGCCCGTCTGGCTCGTCCACCGGGCCGCCCGCGACACCCTCGACGCGCCCGGCGACGACGGCGACCGGCGGCGGCCCTCCGCGAGCGGCGCGGTCGGTGCCGTGGCCGGCGGATACCTGCTGGTCGCCGCCGTGATCGTGGTCCACAGCGAGAGCGGCCCGCTGCCCGCCGACCTGCTCAGCGCCGGGCTCTGGCTGCCCGCCGTCGTGGTGGCCGCGGCCGGGGCGGGCGCCTGGACGGCCTGCGGGCGCCCGCTGCCCGAACAGCGGCAGGCCGCCGTCGCCCTGCGGGCGGCCGGGCTCGGGCTGGTCACGCTGTTCGGCGGCGGCGCGGTCGTCGCGGCGGTCTCGCTCGCCTGGCACGCGGGCGAGGCGCAGGCCGCGTACGCGGGTCTCGCGGGGGAGTGGTCGGGGCGGGTGGCGGTGCTGCTGCTGGTCCTCGCACTGCTGCCGAACATGGCCGTCTGGGGAGCCGCGTACGGGCTCGGGCCGGGCTTCGCCCTCGGCACGGGCGCGCTCGCGACCCCGCTGGGTCTCGTCGGCGATCCGGCCGCGCCACCCTTCCCGCTGCTCGCCGCGCTGCCCGACGACGGACGCGGCGGCTGGATCCACTGGGCTGCCGTGGCGGTCCCGCTGGCCGCCGTGGTGCTCCAGGGCGGCCGGGTGGGCCGCTCGGCGCGGGCCTGGACGGCCCGGGACACGGCGCTGACGGCGCTGGGAACGGCCTGGGGCTGCGGGGCGGTGGTCGCCGTGGTCTCGGCCGCGGCGGGCGGGCCGCTCGGCAGCGCCCGGCTGTCGGCGTTCGGCCCGGTGTGGTGGCAGACGGGCGCGGCGACGGTCCTGTGGGGTGCGTGCGTCGGGGTGCCGGTGGCCCTGGGGGTACGCGCCTGGGGCCGGCGTGCCCTGCGCCCGAAGCCGCTGCCGGTGGAGGCGGCGGCGGTGCAGGGGGTGGCGTCCCAGGCAGCGGCGGCCACGTCCACGGCGCCCGCGCCCGGCCCCGTACCCGCGCCGGGCCCCGTACCCGCGCCGGGCCCCGTACCCGCGCCCGGCCTCGTATCCCCGGCCACGCCGTCCACCCCGGACGGGCCGGAAGCCGGCAAGGGGCAACCGGAAACGCCCCCGACGCCCCCCGCGGGGAAGGCGGCCGGGGCGAAGGCGGCCGGTCCCGGCCCCGGCCTCGACGACGACCTGCCGTACGACACCTACGACCCGTACGGCGACTCCGCCTTCGAGCCGTACGACTACCTCCCGGCGGCCTGGGAACCCGCCGCGCCCCCGCCACCGGCGCGGCCCGCCGACTAG